One segment of Palaemon carinicauda isolate YSFRI2023 chromosome 35, ASM3689809v2, whole genome shotgun sequence DNA contains the following:
- the REG gene encoding proteasome activator complex subunit 3 isoform X2, protein MAEILKEVESYKLTVKDKAEQLVKKKFPERIIQFNKILEEPPFLCEDLTTVHSDLKIPVPEPLIVNNFDGDPPGKKRKISEGTEDAITGAKVFVLPSGSVSINPHITSMVDTIKPLIRQLVEEANLLKMWVSFLIPKIEDGNNFGVSIQEETLGEIRTVESEAAAFFDQISRYYMTRAKLVSKVAKYPHIDDYRRTVMELDEKEYLSLRITLCEIRNHYATLHDMITKNMEKIKKPRSANSIEAMY, encoded by the exons GTTGAATCATACAAGTTAACAGTGAAAGATAAG GCTGAACAGCTGGTAAAGAAAAAATTCCCCGAACGAATCATCCAGTTTAACAAGATTTTAGAAGAGCCCCCTTTTCTTTGTGAAGATTTAACTACAGTGCATAGTGACCTCAAAATACCAGTTCCGGAACCATTAATTGTCAACAA TTTTGATGGCGATCCTCCTGGAAAAAAGCGTAAGATTTCAGAAGGAACAGAAGATGCTATTACCGGTGCCAAAGTGTTCGTTCTGCCATCAGGGTCCGTTTCCATAAACCCCCATATCACAAGTATGGTTGATACAATAAAGCCTCTCATCCGTCAGCTTGTGGAGGAAGCAAACCtg CTTAAGATGTGGGTGTCATTTTTGATACCAAAAATCGAAGATGGTAACAATTTTGGCGTGAGCATTCAAGAAGAAACGTTAGGTGAAATCCGAACCGTTGAATCAGAGGCAGCAGCATTCTTTGATCAGATATCACGTTATTATATGACAAGAGCTAAGCTGGTGTCCAAA gTTGCTAAGTACCCACATATAGATGATTACCGTCGAACCGTAATGGAGCTCGATGAGAAAGAATACCTGTCTTTGCGCATCACTCTGTGTGAAATAAGAAACCACTACGCAACCCTTCACGATATGATTACAAAGAACATGGAAAAAATTAAAAAGCCACGATCAGCTAATTCCATTGAAGCCATGTATTAA
- the REG gene encoding proteasome activator complex subunit 3 isoform X1, translated as MRVAMQVESYKLTVKDKAEQLVKKKFPERIIQFNKILEEPPFLCEDLTTVHSDLKIPVPEPLIVNNFDGDPPGKKRKISEGTEDAITGAKVFVLPSGSVSINPHITSMVDTIKPLIRQLVEEANLLKMWVSFLIPKIEDGNNFGVSIQEETLGEIRTVESEAAAFFDQISRYYMTRAKLVSKVAKYPHIDDYRRTVMELDEKEYLSLRITLCEIRNHYATLHDMITKNMEKIKKPRSANSIEAMY; from the exons GTTGAATCATACAAGTTAACAGTGAAAGATAAG GCTGAACAGCTGGTAAAGAAAAAATTCCCCGAACGAATCATCCAGTTTAACAAGATTTTAGAAGAGCCCCCTTTTCTTTGTGAAGATTTAACTACAGTGCATAGTGACCTCAAAATACCAGTTCCGGAACCATTAATTGTCAACAA TTTTGATGGCGATCCTCCTGGAAAAAAGCGTAAGATTTCAGAAGGAACAGAAGATGCTATTACCGGTGCCAAAGTGTTCGTTCTGCCATCAGGGTCCGTTTCCATAAACCCCCATATCACAAGTATGGTTGATACAATAAAGCCTCTCATCCGTCAGCTTGTGGAGGAAGCAAACCtg CTTAAGATGTGGGTGTCATTTTTGATACCAAAAATCGAAGATGGTAACAATTTTGGCGTGAGCATTCAAGAAGAAACGTTAGGTGAAATCCGAACCGTTGAATCAGAGGCAGCAGCATTCTTTGATCAGATATCACGTTATTATATGACAAGAGCTAAGCTGGTGTCCAAA gTTGCTAAGTACCCACATATAGATGATTACCGTCGAACCGTAATGGAGCTCGATGAGAAAGAATACCTGTCTTTGCGCATCACTCTGTGTGAAATAAGAAACCACTACGCAACCCTTCACGATATGATTACAAAGAACATGGAAAAAATTAAAAAGCCACGATCAGCTAATTCCATTGAAGCCATGTATTAA